The following coding sequences are from one Stigmatopora nigra isolate UIUO_SnigA chromosome 10, RoL_Snig_1.1, whole genome shotgun sequence window:
- the LOC144202793 gene encoding semaphorin-3F-like isoform X4 has product MQLHSLWTVHTLLALCSFALGNLMSNEPLAAPRVFVSFKELRSTGTAHHFAYLLNTSDYRILRMDEDYDRMYIGSKDHILSLDLHDINKDPHIIHWPVSERRKMECLVSGKDANDECANFIRLIEPWNRTQLYVCGTGAYNPVCTFVNRGRKSQEDIFHLEPGKVESGKGKCSYDPKLNSVSALINGELYAGVYVDFMGTDSAIFRTLGTKTAMRTDQYNSRWLNDPTFVHVHLIPDSAERNDDKLYFFFRETSSEMGQSPVTQSRIGRICLNDDGGHCCLVNKWSTFLKARLICSVPGADGMETHFDELRNVYIQPTQDTKNPVLYGVFSVSGSVFKGSAVCVYSMADIRMVFNGPFAHKEGPSYQWVAYTGKIPYPRPGTCPGGTFTPNMKSTKDYPDEVINFMRNHPAMYNSIYPVHKRPLVVRTNVDYEFTTIAVDQVTAADGNYEVLFLGTDKGTVQKVIVLPRDDLLTEELVLEEVEVFRVPTPITTMKVSSKRQQLYVSSAVGLTQLALHRCDVYGEACADCCLARDPYCAWDGKSCSRYSASQKRSDPFRRSRRQDVKYGNPIRQCRGFNSNANKNALEMVQYGVEGSGTFLECQARSPHAVIKWHVQRDNSDRRKEIRTDSRVLKTEQGLLLRSLQPSDSGMYQCTATEKNFKHTLVKLQLVVLSSLAVNNALVESGGAFQPSLHSSTQWTPSAGQYKDLLTILSQPEMSLINQYCQDYWQFGDPSQGALKVKDTKEFKEQKKPRNRRHHVELTEGKEQVDVET; this is encoded by the exons AGCTGAGATCTACTGGTACAGCTCATCATTTTGCCTACCTTCTCAACACTTCGGATTACCGGATCTTGCGAATGGATGAAGACTATGACCGCATGTACATAGGCAGCAAAGATCATATCCTGTCCCTGGATCTCCATGACATCAACAAGGATCCTCATATT ATTCACTGGCCTGTGTCTGAACGCAGAAAGATGGAATGCCTCGTAAGTGGGAAGGATGCCAAT GATGAGTGTGCTAACTTTATCCGTCTGATTGAGCCATGGAACAGGACACAGTTGTATGTCTGTGGGACAGGCGCGTACAATCCAGTCTGTACCTTTGTAAACCGGGGTCGTAAATCTCAG GAAGATATTTTCCATTTGGAGCCAGGAAAAGTGGAGTCTGGGAAGGGAAAATGCTCTTATGACCCTAAGCTCAACAGTGTTTCAGCTTTAATTA atggTGAACTGTATGCTGGGGTCTATGTCGATTTTATGGGAACAGACTCAGCTATTTTCCGGACTTTGGGGACAAAGACTGCCATGCGAACCGACCAGTACAACTCTAGATGGCTAAATG ATCCCACGTTCGTCCACGTGCACCTTATCCCTGACAGTGCAGAAAGAAATGATGACAAACTGTATTTCTTCTTCCGGGAGACATCTTCTGAAATGGGCCAAAGTCCTGTGACCCAATCCCGCATTGGACGCATTTGCCTG aatgatgatGGCGGTCATTGCTGTCTTGTCAACAAGTGGAGCACCTTCCTGAAAGCTAGGCTTATCTGTTCGGTGCCAGGAGCAGATGGCATGGAGACACACTTTGATGAACTCC GTAATGTCTACATACAACCAACACAGGACACCAAAAATCCTGTTCTATATGGAGTCTTTTCTGTCTCTGG ATCCGTCTTTAAAGGCTCAGCGGTTTGTGTTTACTCCATGGCTGATATTCGCATGGTCTTCAATGGCCCTTTTGCCCATAAGGAAGGTCCCAGTTACCAGTGGGTGGCCTACACTGGGAAGATCCCTTATCCCCGCCCGGGCACC TGTCCTGGTGGTACCTTCACCCCCAACATGAAATCCACTAAGGACTACCCAGATGAAGTGATCAACTTTATGAGGAATCATCCTGCCATGTACAACTCAATCTACCCAGTACACAAGCGTCCCCTAGTGGTTCGGACTAACGTGGACTATGAGTTTACCACCATCGCAGTGGACCAAGTGACAGCTGCAGATGGCAACTATGAAGTACTTTTCTTAGGAACTG ATAAGGGGACTGTTCAGAAAGTTATCGTTCTGCCCAGAGATGACCTGCTAACTGAGGAGCTGGTGCTGGAGGAGGTTGAAGTGTTTAGG GTTCCAACTCCAATTACAACAATGAAAGTGTCTTCTAAAAGG CAACAACTATACGTTTCATCTGCAGTTGGACTGACACAGCTAGCGCTTCACCGTTGTGACGTTTATGGAGAAGCGTGTGCTGATTGCTGTTTGGCCAGAGACCCATACTGCGCATGGGACGGCAAATCGTGCTCCCGCTACTCCGCTTCCCAAAAGA GGTCTGACCCCTTTAGACGCAGCCGCAGACAGGACGTCAAATACGGGAACCCCATTCGACAGTGTCGAGGTTTCAATTCCAACG CTAATAAGAATGCTCTTGAGATGGTACAATATGGGGTGGAGGGAAGTGGTACCTTTCTGGAGTGTCAGGCCCGCTCCCCACACGCTGTTATCAAATGGCATGTACAACGAGATAACAGTGACCGCAGGAAGGAG ATACGTACTGACAGCCGGGTGTTGAAAACAGAGCAAGGTCTGCTActacggtctctgcaaccctccGACTCTGGCATGTACCAGTGCACTGCCACGGAAAAGAACTTCAAGCATACCCTCGTTAAGCTACAGTTGGTGGTGCTGTCAAGCCTTGCCGTCAATAACGCCCTGGTGGAAAGCGGTGGAGCTTTTCAGCCATCACTCCATTCCAGCACCCAGTGGACACCTAGTGCAGGGCAGTACAAGGACCTGCTGACCATTCTCAGCCAACCAGAAATGAGCCTCATCAATCAGTATTGCCAGGACTACTGGCAGTTTGGAGACCCCAGTCAGGGTGCCCTTAAAGTCAAAGACACGAAAGAGTTCAAGGAGCAAAAGAAGCCTCGCAACCGCCGGCATCATGTGGAGCTCACGGAGGGAAAAGAGCAGGTGGATGTAGAGACATGA
- the LOC144202793 gene encoding semaphorin-3F-like isoform X3 encodes MQLHSLWTVHTLLALCSFALGNLMSNEPLAAPRVFVSFKELRSTGTAHHFAYLLNTSDYRILRMDEDYDRMYIGSKDHILSLDLHDINKDPHIIHWPVSERRKMECLVSGKDANDECANFIRLIEPWNRTQLYVCGTGAYNPVCTFVNRGRKSQMTQAKGRANRAAEPSAVHETLGLKEDIFHLEPGKVESGKGKCSYDPKLNSVSALINGELYAGVYVDFMGTDSAIFRTLGTKTAMRTDQYNSRWLNDPTFVHVHLIPDSAERNDDKLYFFFRETSSEMGQSPVTQSRIGRICLNDDGGHCCLVNKWSTFLKARLICSVPGADGMETHFDELRNVYIQPTQDTKNPVLYGVFSVSGSVFKGSAVCVYSMADIRMVFNGPFAHKEGPSYQWVAYTGKIPYPRPGTCPGGTFTPNMKSTKDYPDEVINFMRNHPAMYNSIYPVHKRPLVVRTNVDYEFTTIAVDQVTAADGNYEVLFLGTDKGTVQKVIVLPRDDLLTEELVLEEVEVFRVPTPITTMKVSSKRQQLYVSSAVGLTQLALHRCDVYGEACADCCLARDPYCAWDGKSCSRYSASQKRSDPFRRSRRQDVKYGNPIRQCRGFNSNANKNALEMVQYGVEGSGTFLECQARSPHAVIKWHVQRDNSDRRKEIRTDSRVLKTEQGLLLRSLQPSDSGMYQCTATEKNFKHTLVKLQLVVLSSLAVNNALVESGGAFQPSLHSSTQWTPSAGQYKDLLTILSQPEMSLINQYCQDYWQFGDPSQGALKVKDTKEFKEQKKPRNRRHHVELTEGKEQVDVET; translated from the exons AGCTGAGATCTACTGGTACAGCTCATCATTTTGCCTACCTTCTCAACACTTCGGATTACCGGATCTTGCGAATGGATGAAGACTATGACCGCATGTACATAGGCAGCAAAGATCATATCCTGTCCCTGGATCTCCATGACATCAACAAGGATCCTCATATT ATTCACTGGCCTGTGTCTGAACGCAGAAAGATGGAATGCCTCGTAAGTGGGAAGGATGCCAAT GATGAGTGTGCTAACTTTATCCGTCTGATTGAGCCATGGAACAGGACACAGTTGTATGTCTGTGGGACAGGCGCGTACAATCCAGTCTGTACCTTTGTAAACCGGGGTCGTAAATCTCAG ATGACCCAAGCCAAAGGAAGGGCTAACCGTGCTGCCGAACCCAGTGCAGTGCATGAGACACTTGGACTAAAG GAAGATATTTTCCATTTGGAGCCAGGAAAAGTGGAGTCTGGGAAGGGAAAATGCTCTTATGACCCTAAGCTCAACAGTGTTTCAGCTTTAATTA atggTGAACTGTATGCTGGGGTCTATGTCGATTTTATGGGAACAGACTCAGCTATTTTCCGGACTTTGGGGACAAAGACTGCCATGCGAACCGACCAGTACAACTCTAGATGGCTAAATG ATCCCACGTTCGTCCACGTGCACCTTATCCCTGACAGTGCAGAAAGAAATGATGACAAACTGTATTTCTTCTTCCGGGAGACATCTTCTGAAATGGGCCAAAGTCCTGTGACCCAATCCCGCATTGGACGCATTTGCCTG aatgatgatGGCGGTCATTGCTGTCTTGTCAACAAGTGGAGCACCTTCCTGAAAGCTAGGCTTATCTGTTCGGTGCCAGGAGCAGATGGCATGGAGACACACTTTGATGAACTCC GTAATGTCTACATACAACCAACACAGGACACCAAAAATCCTGTTCTATATGGAGTCTTTTCTGTCTCTGG ATCCGTCTTTAAAGGCTCAGCGGTTTGTGTTTACTCCATGGCTGATATTCGCATGGTCTTCAATGGCCCTTTTGCCCATAAGGAAGGTCCCAGTTACCAGTGGGTGGCCTACACTGGGAAGATCCCTTATCCCCGCCCGGGCACC TGTCCTGGTGGTACCTTCACCCCCAACATGAAATCCACTAAGGACTACCCAGATGAAGTGATCAACTTTATGAGGAATCATCCTGCCATGTACAACTCAATCTACCCAGTACACAAGCGTCCCCTAGTGGTTCGGACTAACGTGGACTATGAGTTTACCACCATCGCAGTGGACCAAGTGACAGCTGCAGATGGCAACTATGAAGTACTTTTCTTAGGAACTG ATAAGGGGACTGTTCAGAAAGTTATCGTTCTGCCCAGAGATGACCTGCTAACTGAGGAGCTGGTGCTGGAGGAGGTTGAAGTGTTTAGG GTTCCAACTCCAATTACAACAATGAAAGTGTCTTCTAAAAGG CAACAACTATACGTTTCATCTGCAGTTGGACTGACACAGCTAGCGCTTCACCGTTGTGACGTTTATGGAGAAGCGTGTGCTGATTGCTGTTTGGCCAGAGACCCATACTGCGCATGGGACGGCAAATCGTGCTCCCGCTACTCCGCTTCCCAAAAGA GGTCTGACCCCTTTAGACGCAGCCGCAGACAGGACGTCAAATACGGGAACCCCATTCGACAGTGTCGAGGTTTCAATTCCAACG CTAATAAGAATGCTCTTGAGATGGTACAATATGGGGTGGAGGGAAGTGGTACCTTTCTGGAGTGTCAGGCCCGCTCCCCACACGCTGTTATCAAATGGCATGTACAACGAGATAACAGTGACCGCAGGAAGGAG ATACGTACTGACAGCCGGGTGTTGAAAACAGAGCAAGGTCTGCTActacggtctctgcaaccctccGACTCTGGCATGTACCAGTGCACTGCCACGGAAAAGAACTTCAAGCATACCCTCGTTAAGCTACAGTTGGTGGTGCTGTCAAGCCTTGCCGTCAATAACGCCCTGGTGGAAAGCGGTGGAGCTTTTCAGCCATCACTCCATTCCAGCACCCAGTGGACACCTAGTGCAGGGCAGTACAAGGACCTGCTGACCATTCTCAGCCAACCAGAAATGAGCCTCATCAATCAGTATTGCCAGGACTACTGGCAGTTTGGAGACCCCAGTCAGGGTGCCCTTAAAGTCAAAGACACGAAAGAGTTCAAGGAGCAAAAGAAGCCTCGCAACCGCCGGCATCATGTGGAGCTCACGGAGGGAAAAGAGCAGGTGGATGTAGAGACATGA
- the LOC144202793 gene encoding semaphorin-3F-like isoform X2: MQLHSLWTVHTLLALCSFALGNLMSNEPLAAPRVFVSFKELRSTGTAHHFAYLLNTSDYRILRMDEDYDRMYIGSKDHILSLDLHDINKDPHIIHWPVSERRKMECLVSGKDANDECANFIRLIEPWNRTQLYVCGTGAYNPVCTFVNRGRKSQTSLYLQMTQAKGRANRAAEPSAVHETLGLKEDIFHLEPGKVESGKGKCSYDPKLNSVSALINGELYAGVYVDFMGTDSAIFRTLGTKTAMRTDQYNSRWLNDPTFVHVHLIPDSAERNDDKLYFFFRETSSEMGQSPVTQSRIGRICLNDDGGHCCLVNKWSTFLKARLICSVPGADGMETHFDELRNVYIQPTQDTKNPVLYGVFSVSGSVFKGSAVCVYSMADIRMVFNGPFAHKEGPSYQWVAYTGKIPYPRPGTCPGGTFTPNMKSTKDYPDEVINFMRNHPAMYNSIYPVHKRPLVVRTNVDYEFTTIAVDQVTAADGNYEVLFLGTDKGTVQKVIVLPRDDLLTEELVLEEVEVFRVPTPITTMKVSSKRQQLYVSSAVGLTQLALHRCDVYGEACADCCLARDPYCAWDGKSCSRYSASQKRRSRRQDVKYGNPIRQCRGFNSNANKNALEMVQYGVEGSGTFLECQARSPHAVIKWHVQRDNSDRRKEIRTDSRVLKTEQGLLLRSLQPSDSGMYQCTATEKNFKHTLVKLQLVVLSSLAVNNALVESGGAFQPSLHSSTQWTPSAGQYKDLLTILSQPEMSLINQYCQDYWQFGDPSQGALKVKDTKEFKEQKKPRNRRHHVELTEGKEQVDVET, from the exons AGCTGAGATCTACTGGTACAGCTCATCATTTTGCCTACCTTCTCAACACTTCGGATTACCGGATCTTGCGAATGGATGAAGACTATGACCGCATGTACATAGGCAGCAAAGATCATATCCTGTCCCTGGATCTCCATGACATCAACAAGGATCCTCATATT ATTCACTGGCCTGTGTCTGAACGCAGAAAGATGGAATGCCTCGTAAGTGGGAAGGATGCCAAT GATGAGTGTGCTAACTTTATCCGTCTGATTGAGCCATGGAACAGGACACAGTTGTATGTCTGTGGGACAGGCGCGTACAATCCAGTCTGTACCTTTGTAAACCGGGGTCGTAAATCTCAG ACATCCTTGTATCTACAGATGACCCAAGCCAAAGGAAGGGCTAACCGTGCTGCCGAACCCAGTGCAGTGCATGAGACACTTGGACTAAAG GAAGATATTTTCCATTTGGAGCCAGGAAAAGTGGAGTCTGGGAAGGGAAAATGCTCTTATGACCCTAAGCTCAACAGTGTTTCAGCTTTAATTA atggTGAACTGTATGCTGGGGTCTATGTCGATTTTATGGGAACAGACTCAGCTATTTTCCGGACTTTGGGGACAAAGACTGCCATGCGAACCGACCAGTACAACTCTAGATGGCTAAATG ATCCCACGTTCGTCCACGTGCACCTTATCCCTGACAGTGCAGAAAGAAATGATGACAAACTGTATTTCTTCTTCCGGGAGACATCTTCTGAAATGGGCCAAAGTCCTGTGACCCAATCCCGCATTGGACGCATTTGCCTG aatgatgatGGCGGTCATTGCTGTCTTGTCAACAAGTGGAGCACCTTCCTGAAAGCTAGGCTTATCTGTTCGGTGCCAGGAGCAGATGGCATGGAGACACACTTTGATGAACTCC GTAATGTCTACATACAACCAACACAGGACACCAAAAATCCTGTTCTATATGGAGTCTTTTCTGTCTCTGG ATCCGTCTTTAAAGGCTCAGCGGTTTGTGTTTACTCCATGGCTGATATTCGCATGGTCTTCAATGGCCCTTTTGCCCATAAGGAAGGTCCCAGTTACCAGTGGGTGGCCTACACTGGGAAGATCCCTTATCCCCGCCCGGGCACC TGTCCTGGTGGTACCTTCACCCCCAACATGAAATCCACTAAGGACTACCCAGATGAAGTGATCAACTTTATGAGGAATCATCCTGCCATGTACAACTCAATCTACCCAGTACACAAGCGTCCCCTAGTGGTTCGGACTAACGTGGACTATGAGTTTACCACCATCGCAGTGGACCAAGTGACAGCTGCAGATGGCAACTATGAAGTACTTTTCTTAGGAACTG ATAAGGGGACTGTTCAGAAAGTTATCGTTCTGCCCAGAGATGACCTGCTAACTGAGGAGCTGGTGCTGGAGGAGGTTGAAGTGTTTAGG GTTCCAACTCCAATTACAACAATGAAAGTGTCTTCTAAAAGG CAACAACTATACGTTTCATCTGCAGTTGGACTGACACAGCTAGCGCTTCACCGTTGTGACGTTTATGGAGAAGCGTGTGCTGATTGCTGTTTGGCCAGAGACCCATACTGCGCATGGGACGGCAAATCGTGCTCCCGCTACTCCGCTTCCCAAAAGAG ACGCAGCCGCAGACAGGACGTCAAATACGGGAACCCCATTCGACAGTGTCGAGGTTTCAATTCCAACG CTAATAAGAATGCTCTTGAGATGGTACAATATGGGGTGGAGGGAAGTGGTACCTTTCTGGAGTGTCAGGCCCGCTCCCCACACGCTGTTATCAAATGGCATGTACAACGAGATAACAGTGACCGCAGGAAGGAG ATACGTACTGACAGCCGGGTGTTGAAAACAGAGCAAGGTCTGCTActacggtctctgcaaccctccGACTCTGGCATGTACCAGTGCACTGCCACGGAAAAGAACTTCAAGCATACCCTCGTTAAGCTACAGTTGGTGGTGCTGTCAAGCCTTGCCGTCAATAACGCCCTGGTGGAAAGCGGTGGAGCTTTTCAGCCATCACTCCATTCCAGCACCCAGTGGACACCTAGTGCAGGGCAGTACAAGGACCTGCTGACCATTCTCAGCCAACCAGAAATGAGCCTCATCAATCAGTATTGCCAGGACTACTGGCAGTTTGGAGACCCCAGTCAGGGTGCCCTTAAAGTCAAAGACACGAAAGAGTTCAAGGAGCAAAAGAAGCCTCGCAACCGCCGGCATCATGTGGAGCTCACGGAGGGAAAAGAGCAGGTGGATGTAGAGACATGA
- the LOC144202793 gene encoding semaphorin-3F-like isoform X1: MQLHSLWTVHTLLALCSFALGNLMSNEPLAAPRVFVSFKELRSTGTAHHFAYLLNTSDYRILRMDEDYDRMYIGSKDHILSLDLHDINKDPHIIHWPVSERRKMECLVSGKDANDECANFIRLIEPWNRTQLYVCGTGAYNPVCTFVNRGRKSQTSLYLQMTQAKGRANRAAEPSAVHETLGLKEDIFHLEPGKVESGKGKCSYDPKLNSVSALINGELYAGVYVDFMGTDSAIFRTLGTKTAMRTDQYNSRWLNDPTFVHVHLIPDSAERNDDKLYFFFRETSSEMGQSPVTQSRIGRICLNDDGGHCCLVNKWSTFLKARLICSVPGADGMETHFDELRNVYIQPTQDTKNPVLYGVFSVSGSVFKGSAVCVYSMADIRMVFNGPFAHKEGPSYQWVAYTGKIPYPRPGTCPGGTFTPNMKSTKDYPDEVINFMRNHPAMYNSIYPVHKRPLVVRTNVDYEFTTIAVDQVTAADGNYEVLFLGTDKGTVQKVIVLPRDDLLTEELVLEEVEVFRVPTPITTMKVSSKRQQLYVSSAVGLTQLALHRCDVYGEACADCCLARDPYCAWDGKSCSRYSASQKRSDPFRRSRRQDVKYGNPIRQCRGFNSNANKNALEMVQYGVEGSGTFLECQARSPHAVIKWHVQRDNSDRRKEIRTDSRVLKTEQGLLLRSLQPSDSGMYQCTATEKNFKHTLVKLQLVVLSSLAVNNALVESGGAFQPSLHSSTQWTPSAGQYKDLLTILSQPEMSLINQYCQDYWQFGDPSQGALKVKDTKEFKEQKKPRNRRHHVELTEGKEQVDVET; encoded by the exons AGCTGAGATCTACTGGTACAGCTCATCATTTTGCCTACCTTCTCAACACTTCGGATTACCGGATCTTGCGAATGGATGAAGACTATGACCGCATGTACATAGGCAGCAAAGATCATATCCTGTCCCTGGATCTCCATGACATCAACAAGGATCCTCATATT ATTCACTGGCCTGTGTCTGAACGCAGAAAGATGGAATGCCTCGTAAGTGGGAAGGATGCCAAT GATGAGTGTGCTAACTTTATCCGTCTGATTGAGCCATGGAACAGGACACAGTTGTATGTCTGTGGGACAGGCGCGTACAATCCAGTCTGTACCTTTGTAAACCGGGGTCGTAAATCTCAG ACATCCTTGTATCTACAGATGACCCAAGCCAAAGGAAGGGCTAACCGTGCTGCCGAACCCAGTGCAGTGCATGAGACACTTGGACTAAAG GAAGATATTTTCCATTTGGAGCCAGGAAAAGTGGAGTCTGGGAAGGGAAAATGCTCTTATGACCCTAAGCTCAACAGTGTTTCAGCTTTAATTA atggTGAACTGTATGCTGGGGTCTATGTCGATTTTATGGGAACAGACTCAGCTATTTTCCGGACTTTGGGGACAAAGACTGCCATGCGAACCGACCAGTACAACTCTAGATGGCTAAATG ATCCCACGTTCGTCCACGTGCACCTTATCCCTGACAGTGCAGAAAGAAATGATGACAAACTGTATTTCTTCTTCCGGGAGACATCTTCTGAAATGGGCCAAAGTCCTGTGACCCAATCCCGCATTGGACGCATTTGCCTG aatgatgatGGCGGTCATTGCTGTCTTGTCAACAAGTGGAGCACCTTCCTGAAAGCTAGGCTTATCTGTTCGGTGCCAGGAGCAGATGGCATGGAGACACACTTTGATGAACTCC GTAATGTCTACATACAACCAACACAGGACACCAAAAATCCTGTTCTATATGGAGTCTTTTCTGTCTCTGG ATCCGTCTTTAAAGGCTCAGCGGTTTGTGTTTACTCCATGGCTGATATTCGCATGGTCTTCAATGGCCCTTTTGCCCATAAGGAAGGTCCCAGTTACCAGTGGGTGGCCTACACTGGGAAGATCCCTTATCCCCGCCCGGGCACC TGTCCTGGTGGTACCTTCACCCCCAACATGAAATCCACTAAGGACTACCCAGATGAAGTGATCAACTTTATGAGGAATCATCCTGCCATGTACAACTCAATCTACCCAGTACACAAGCGTCCCCTAGTGGTTCGGACTAACGTGGACTATGAGTTTACCACCATCGCAGTGGACCAAGTGACAGCTGCAGATGGCAACTATGAAGTACTTTTCTTAGGAACTG ATAAGGGGACTGTTCAGAAAGTTATCGTTCTGCCCAGAGATGACCTGCTAACTGAGGAGCTGGTGCTGGAGGAGGTTGAAGTGTTTAGG GTTCCAACTCCAATTACAACAATGAAAGTGTCTTCTAAAAGG CAACAACTATACGTTTCATCTGCAGTTGGACTGACACAGCTAGCGCTTCACCGTTGTGACGTTTATGGAGAAGCGTGTGCTGATTGCTGTTTGGCCAGAGACCCATACTGCGCATGGGACGGCAAATCGTGCTCCCGCTACTCCGCTTCCCAAAAGA GGTCTGACCCCTTTAGACGCAGCCGCAGACAGGACGTCAAATACGGGAACCCCATTCGACAGTGTCGAGGTTTCAATTCCAACG CTAATAAGAATGCTCTTGAGATGGTACAATATGGGGTGGAGGGAAGTGGTACCTTTCTGGAGTGTCAGGCCCGCTCCCCACACGCTGTTATCAAATGGCATGTACAACGAGATAACAGTGACCGCAGGAAGGAG ATACGTACTGACAGCCGGGTGTTGAAAACAGAGCAAGGTCTGCTActacggtctctgcaaccctccGACTCTGGCATGTACCAGTGCACTGCCACGGAAAAGAACTTCAAGCATACCCTCGTTAAGCTACAGTTGGTGGTGCTGTCAAGCCTTGCCGTCAATAACGCCCTGGTGGAAAGCGGTGGAGCTTTTCAGCCATCACTCCATTCCAGCACCCAGTGGACACCTAGTGCAGGGCAGTACAAGGACCTGCTGACCATTCTCAGCCAACCAGAAATGAGCCTCATCAATCAGTATTGCCAGGACTACTGGCAGTTTGGAGACCCCAGTCAGGGTGCCCTTAAAGTCAAAGACACGAAAGAGTTCAAGGAGCAAAAGAAGCCTCGCAACCGCCGGCATCATGTGGAGCTCACGGAGGGAAAAGAGCAGGTGGATGTAGAGACATGA